A stretch of Telopea speciosissima isolate NSW1024214 ecotype Mountain lineage chromosome 11, Tspe_v1, whole genome shotgun sequence DNA encodes these proteins:
- the LOC122646573 gene encoding BTB/POZ domain-containing protein NPY1-like → MKFMKLGSKPDAFQADGNCIRYVASELATDVVIIVGEVKFYLHKFPLLSKSNRLQKLIPRASEDNTDEVRMVDFPGGPKAFEICAKFCYGMTVTLSAYNVATARCAAEYLEMTEDVDRGNLVFKIEVFLNSSIFRSWKDSIIVLQTTKSLLPWSEDLKVVGRCIDSIASKTSVDPSNVTWSYTYNRKSAVTDQISESGARLQQKFVPKDWWVEDICELDIDLYKRVMFTVRSKGRMSADVISEALRAYAIRWLPDSLDALVFHDYTQRNRSLVETIICLLPSDKGSECMCSFLLKLLKVAILVGAGDAPKEELLKRICWQLDEATVSDLLIPAQAPDTTIYDVKLVQNIVNRFVMQARHTQDLDFVERKEKVSDVFVLGKGSWLNVGKLVDGYLTKIACDPNLPVSSFIDLSQLIPESARPIHDGLYKAIDIYLKEHPNLTKIDKKKICGLMDVKKLSMDACMHAAQNECLPLRVVVQVLFFEQVRAAAGGLNAPQNVSLESSRSTANTEEWESTVPENCKSLKKQMSQMKIRDDEHQKIREKKTKKGSKNKGGGVLLPSRSRRIFDKLWVGGKGHGGNRSSETSGSSQSPTSLNPEETRSSGSPRHTRYSIS, encoded by the exons ATGAAGTTTATGAAGCTGGGATCAAAGCCGGATGCGTTTCAAGCTGATGGCAACTGTATCAG GTATGTAGCATCTGAGCTTGCTACTGATGTTGTCATAATTGTTggggaagtgaaattttatcTGCACAAG TTTCCTCTATTATCCAAGAGCAATCGTTTGCAAAAGCTCATACCGAGAGCCAGTGAGGATAACACTGATGAAGTCCGCATGGTTGATTTTCCAGGTGGACCAAAAGCCTTCGAGATATGTGCCAAATTCTGTTATGGTATGACTGTCACCCTCAGTGCTTACAATGTTGCCACTGCTCGATGCGCAGCCGAGTACCTGGAGATGACAGAGGATGTTGATCGTGGAAACCTAGTTTTCAAAATTGAGGTTTTCCTAAATTCAAGTATCTTCCGCAGTTGGAAAGATTCTATTATTGTCCTTCAGACTACCAAGTCTCTTCTACCATGGTCTGAGGATCTGAAGGTGGTTGGGAGATGTATAGACTCTATTGCTTCTAAAACCTCAGTGGACCCATCAAACGTCACTTGGTCATACACCTATAACCGCAAGTCAGCAGTGACAGATCAGATTAGTGAGAGTGGGGCAAGATTACAGCAGAAGTTTGTCCCCAAAGATTGGTGGGTTGAAGATATATGCGAGTTGGATATTGACCTCTACAAGCGAGTAATGTTTACTGTGAGGTCAAAGGGGAGAATGTCCGCTGATGTGATTAGTGAGGCGCTCAGGGCATATGCTATCAGATGGCTACCAGATTCTCTTGATGCTCTGGTTTTTCATGACTATACCCAGAGGAACAGGTCTTTAGTTGAAACCATCATCTGCTTATTGCCTTCTGACAAGGGTTCTGAATGTATGTGTAGTTTCTTGCTGAAGTTGTTGAAAGTTGCCATCCTGGTTGGAGCTGGTGATGCACCAAAGGAAGAACTTTTGAAGAGGATCTGTTGGCAGTTGGATGAAGCTACTGTCTCTGATCTACTGATTCCGGCACAAGCACCAGATACCACCATTTATGATGTGAAGCTGGTGCAGAATATTGTGAATCGATTTGTAATGCAAGCCCGGCATACTCAAGATTTGGATTTTGttgagagaaaggagaaggttTCAGATGTTTTCGTTTTGGGGAAAGGGTCATGGCTGAATGTTGGCAAACTTGTTGATGGATATCTGACAAAAATTGCCTGTGACCCAAATCTACCTGTCTCCAGTTTCATTGACCTCTCGCAATTGATTCCTGAATCAGCTAGACCAATTCATGATGGATTATACAAGGCTATAGACATCTACCTGAAG GAGCACCCTAATTTGACGAAAATCGACAAGAAAAAGATTTGTGGCCTAATGGATGTCAAGAAATTGTCAATGGATGCATGTATGCACGCAGCACAAAATGAATGTCTCCCACTTCGTGTAGTGGTCCAGGTCCTCTTCTTTGAGCAGGTCAGGGCTGCTGCTGGGGGCTTAAATGCCCCACAAAATGTTTCTCTTGAGAGTTCGCGTTCTACTGCAAACACAGAAGAATGGGAGAGTACAGTGCCAGAGAACTGCAAATCACTCAAGAAACAAATGAGCCAAATGAAGATTCGTGATGATGAGCATCAGAAGATTcgggagaagaaaacaaagaagggcaGCAAAAACAAAGGTGGTGGTGTGTTGCTTCCATCACGGTCAAGGAGAATCTTTGACAAGTTGTGGGTTGGGGGTAAGGGGCATGGTGGAAACAGGAGCTCAGAGACATCAGGGAGTTCTCAGAGCCCAACTTCACTGAATCCTGAGGAGACCAGATCATCTGGTTCCCCCAGACACACAAGGTATTCCATATCTTAA